The sequence below is a genomic window from Bacteroidales bacterium MB20-C3-3.
TACTACCACAGATCTGTGTTTAAGCGTTTTCTGGTGGGCAAAATTCCGTTCAACAAAAGGAGGCATTAAGTTTCATACTCTTTATGATATCACAACTCAGATACCGGCATTTGTCCATATAACGTCTGCGTCTGTTCACGATATGAATGCGATGGATGTAATTCCCTATGAATGTGGAGCATATTATATTTTCGACAGGGCTTATATGGACTATTCAAGGCTATACAATGTGATAAGACATTCTGCATATTTTGTTATAAGAGCAAAAAGGAACCTTAAAATCGAGATTCTGAAAGATCTTAAACGCGATAATTGTCCGGAAATCATCATAAGCGACCATCTTGTCAGACTTGATGCATTCTATTCATATCTTGATTACCCGGAAAATTTTAGGCGAGTCAGATATTATGATGTAGAAACACGCAGACCATTTACCTTCCTTACCAACAATATGGAAATATCTGCAGAACAAGTAGCACTACTCTATAAAAATCGCTGGCAGATTGAGTTGTTTTTCAAATGGATAAAGCAACATCTGAAAATCAAATCCTTTTGGGGTACATCTGAAAACGCTGTCAGGATTCAAGTGTATTCTGCAATCATTACCTATTGCCTGGTTGCCATTGTAGAGCATGATCTGAAAATCAATCGTTCAAC
It includes:
- a CDS encoding IS4 family transposase is translated as MFTGKYVFAQLVEFLPQRIFDAIVNKYDGNRYVKHFTCWNQLLAMMFGQLTNRESLRDLIVAIDAHRSKCYHLGLGKNVTRSNLSKANENRDYRIFEEFAYYLIDIARKKRANTDFEIQGKVYAFDSTTTDLCLSVFWWAKFRSTKGGIKFHTLYDITTQIPAFVHITSASVHDMNAMDVIPYECGAYYIFDRAYMDYSRLYNVIRHSAYFVIRAKRNLKIEILKDLKRDNCPEIIISDHLVRLDAFYSYLDYPENFRRVRYYDVETRRPFTFLTNNMEISAEQVALLYKNRWQIELFFKWIKQHLKIKSFWGTSENAVRIQVYSAIITYCLVAIVEHDLKINRSTYEVLQVLGISLLDKTPMIELFKNAENNDFKELLYNQQLSLNF